One Salinicoccus roseus genomic region harbors:
- a CDS encoding DHH family phosphoesterase yields the protein MYNVLDKKMVFIPFAIAAFHILVMNIFVLTNHFRIGLLFLIVSTILMTLLFMYLYRSFGINENRFRQMVVDIAGSKQYAIDELPMGLIILNDDDEIEWMNDYMCNEISRDNMNAPINRLFPNIMTTLKANNISTTESTYNDKYYKIYWDEKHQALHLIDITNQRNRETELEDKQPVLGILFLDNYDEVTQNMSEALKSELNNSITNTLNEWATRHHIYIRRFSQDRFIILLNSRSLKDIESTRFNLLDEVRDRSQELGAQITLSIGIGEGSDDYIEVGELAQSSLDLALGRGGDQVAIKAMNGNARFYGGKTDPMEKRTRVKARVISHALRDILLEGDNVLIMGHKHPDMDSLGSAIGVAKIASMNGIEAHIVLNEEDIDETLQRMMKELHEREDLMEMFVTSEDAWDKMNPKTTVVVVDTHRPSMVLDEVILNKATRKVIIDHHRRSDDFISSPLLVYMEPYASSASELVAELLEYQNKEKKLSRLEATIMLTGIIVDTRNYTLRTGSRTFDAASFLRSNGADPVLAQTFLKDDIDTYIARSDLIKSAEIRDNGIAIVKADQSMTYHPVTVAQAADQLLQIEGVQASFVMAIREDESIGISARSFGEMNVQLVMEALGGGGHLSNAATRVTDKTMDELYDELVDAIEEILYNRSEAE from the coding sequence ATGTATAATGTGCTGGACAAGAAAATGGTCTTCATACCGTTTGCCATCGCAGCATTTCATATACTGGTGATGAATATATTTGTGCTGACGAACCATTTCAGGATCGGCCTGCTCTTCCTGATCGTAAGTACCATTCTCATGACACTTCTATTCATGTATCTCTACCGCTCTTTTGGCATCAATGAAAACAGGTTCCGCCAGATGGTGGTGGATATTGCCGGAAGCAAGCAGTATGCCATTGATGAATTGCCGATGGGCCTCATCATATTGAATGATGATGATGAGATCGAGTGGATGAACGACTATATGTGCAATGAAATCTCGAGAGATAATATGAATGCACCGATCAACCGTCTTTTCCCGAACATCATGACGACACTGAAGGCGAATAACATCAGTACGACAGAATCGACATATAATGACAAATATTATAAAATCTATTGGGATGAAAAGCACCAGGCACTTCATCTCATAGACATCACGAACCAGCGGAACCGTGAGACGGAGCTTGAAGACAAGCAGCCGGTCCTCGGCATCCTTTTCCTCGACAATTACGATGAAGTGACGCAGAACATGAGTGAAGCGCTTAAGAGCGAACTCAACAACAGCATCACGAACACGCTCAATGAATGGGCGACCCGTCATCATATATATATCCGCCGGTTCTCACAGGACCGCTTCATCATCCTGCTGAATTCGAGGAGCCTGAAGGACATCGAGTCGACACGCTTCAACCTGCTCGATGAAGTGCGGGACCGTTCGCAGGAACTTGGGGCTCAGATCACCTTGAGCATCGGCATCGGGGAAGGCTCCGACGACTATATAGAAGTCGGTGAACTGGCCCAGTCGAGCCTCGACCTCGCGCTTGGCCGCGGCGGCGACCAGGTGGCCATCAAGGCGATGAACGGCAATGCCAGGTTCTACGGCGGAAAGACGGATCCGATGGAGAAGCGCACACGCGTGAAGGCGCGTGTCATCTCGCACGCCCTCCGCGACATCCTGCTGGAAGGGGACAATGTGCTCATCATGGGGCACAAGCATCCGGATATGGATTCGTTGGGCTCGGCCATCGGTGTCGCGAAGATCGCTTCGATGAACGGCATCGAGGCGCACATCGTATTGAATGAGGAAGATATAGATGAAACACTGCAGCGCATGATGAAGGAGCTGCATGAACGTGAAGATCTGATGGAAATGTTCGTGACCTCAGAGGACGCTTGGGATAAGATGAATCCGAAGACTACAGTCGTCGTCGTGGATACACACCGCCCGAGCATGGTGCTCGACGAAGTCATACTGAACAAGGCGACGCGGAAAGTCATCATCGACCACCACAGGCGTTCCGACGATTTCATATCCAGTCCCCTGCTCGTCTATATGGAGCCTTATGCATCCAGTGCAAGCGAGCTTGTGGCAGAACTGCTTGAGTACCAGAACAAGGAGAAGAAGCTCTCCCGTCTGGAAGCGACGATCATGCTTACAGGCATCATCGTGGATACACGGAACTACACGCTCCGTACGGGATCACGGACATTCGATGCTGCAAGCTTCCTGAGAAGCAATGGGGCCGATCCGGTCCTTGCACAGACTTTCCTGAAGGATGACATCGATACGTACATTGCAAGGAGCGACCTGATCAAGTCGGCTGAAATCAGGGATAACGGCATCGCCATCGTCAAGGCCGACCAGTCCATGACCTACCACCCCGTCACCGTCGCCCAGGCGGCCGACCAGCTGCTGCAGATCGAGGGCGTCCAGGCCTCCTTCGTGATGGCCATACGGGAAGACGAATCCATCGGCATTTCCGCGCGCTCATTCGGTGAGATGAATGTACAGCTTGTGATGGAAGCCCTCGGCGGGGGCGGCCACCTCTCCAATGCAGCGACGCGTGTAACGGACAAGACAATGGATGAGCTCTACGATGAGCTCGTCGATGCGATTGAAGAAATACTTTATAACAGGAGTGAAGCGGAATGA
- a CDS encoding DUF2232 domain-containing protein — MDKKVSMLQLMLVLLVVFVFITLTDISLIFGAVLLPFAVYFLVDLKHRSNYHFWLTFISFLIPAVLLLAPDAWLWFVVLYIVAAVVHGTLKKEVSQELTIFYVTSALMLGIIGGLNLLQGLGFIQPLSNIYLDFRNWYMEQIEMYGTLASSTFDADLMRASMDQIFINLPAYVTVISFMLALYTVLMQRVLLKSSSIKLWNYRSFKDWAFPRFILYLFLILFIVSFLTTEGTAAQSTIGNLLLVLEWALYLHGLSFSYFFFREKNLNMVLSIILLIPLAILRPLTLLIGIFEMIFRLRTLLLMKRK; from the coding sequence TTGGATAAAAAAGTATCAATGCTTCAACTGATGCTCGTATTGCTTGTGGTGTTCGTATTCATCACACTTACCGACATCAGCCTGATTTTCGGTGCGGTATTGCTGCCGTTCGCCGTGTATTTCCTTGTCGACCTGAAACACAGGTCGAATTATCATTTCTGGCTGACGTTCATCAGTTTCCTCATACCTGCAGTCCTGCTCCTGGCACCGGATGCATGGCTGTGGTTTGTGGTATTATATATAGTGGCTGCAGTAGTGCATGGCACGCTGAAAAAAGAGGTGTCGCAGGAGCTCACGATCTTCTATGTGACATCTGCACTGATGCTCGGCATCATCGGCGGATTGAACCTGCTGCAGGGGCTCGGATTCATCCAGCCCCTCTCGAACATCTACCTGGACTTCCGCAACTGGTACATGGAGCAGATCGAAATGTATGGCACGCTTGCTTCATCCACATTCGATGCTGATCTCATGCGTGCGTCCATGGACCAGATCTTCATCAATCTGCCGGCCTATGTCACGGTGATTTCGTTCATGCTTGCGCTCTATACCGTGCTGATGCAGCGTGTGCTGCTCAAATCATCATCAATCAAGCTGTGGAACTATCGCTCATTCAAGGATTGGGCCTTTCCACGCTTCATCCTATATTTATTTTTGATTCTGTTTATAGTATCATTTCTTACAACTGAGGGGACAGCCGCCCAATCCACGATAGGCAACCTTCTGTTGGTGCTTGAGTGGGCGCTCTACCTCCACGGTCTCAGCTTCAGCTACTTCTTCTTCAGGGAGAAGAACCTGAATATGGTGCTTTCCATAATCCTGCTGATTCCATTGGCGATACTGAGGCCGCTCACCCTGCTGATCGGCATATTTGAAATGATCTTCAGGCTAAGGACCCTACTACTCATGAAAAGGAAGTGA
- the serS gene encoding serine--tRNA ligase, translated as MLDIKLIRNEAEKVKEKTQKRGVDPAIIDEILELDESRRKLIQDTEELKKERNRVSEEIAQKKRNKENADEAIQAMRQVGEDIKDIDARLNAVKTDFEDRMSRVPNLIHDDVPEGADDTENVEIRRTGDPRQFDFEPKAHWDILEDLELADFERAAKVSGARFVYHTGDGARLERALMNFMLDVHNKNGYREMMTPQIVRAEAMYSTGQLPKFEEDLFKIDGMEMYTIPTSEVTLTNFYKDETLEDAQLPVKFTAQTACFRSEAGSAGRDTRGLIRLHQFNKVEMVRVERPEDSWEALEEMTTHAENILNLLDIPHRTVLLCTGDIGFGSSKTYDVEVWLPSYNDYKEISSISNMTDFQARRGNIKFKREKGAKPEFLHTLNGSGLAVGRTMAALLENYQNADGSVTIPEVLRPYMSGQEKLEAL; from the coding sequence ATGCTGGATATCAAACTGATTCGCAATGAGGCTGAGAAGGTAAAGGAAAAGACGCAGAAGCGTGGGGTGGATCCTGCAATAATAGATGAGATACTGGAGCTCGATGAGTCCAGGAGAAAGCTGATCCAGGATACTGAGGAACTCAAGAAGGAGCGCAACAGGGTTTCCGAGGAGATCGCCCAGAAGAAGCGCAACAAGGAAAATGCAGATGAGGCCATCCAGGCCATGCGCCAGGTCGGGGAGGACATCAAGGACATCGATGCACGTCTCAATGCCGTCAAAACGGATTTCGAAGACAGGATGAGCCGTGTGCCGAACCTGATACATGATGATGTGCCTGAAGGTGCAGACGATACGGAGAATGTTGAAATACGCAGGACGGGAGACCCGCGCCAGTTCGATTTTGAACCGAAGGCCCACTGGGACATCCTTGAGGACCTGGAGCTTGCCGATTTCGAACGGGCAGCGAAAGTATCCGGTGCCCGCTTCGTCTACCATACTGGTGACGGCGCCCGCCTGGAGCGCGCCCTGATGAACTTCATGCTCGATGTGCACAACAAAAATGGCTACCGGGAGATGATGACGCCGCAGATCGTCCGTGCCGAAGCGATGTATTCCACAGGCCAGCTGCCGAAGTTCGAAGAGGACCTCTTCAAGATCGATGGCATGGAGATGTACACGATTCCGACTTCAGAAGTCACACTGACGAACTTCTATAAGGACGAGACGCTGGAAGATGCACAGCTGCCGGTGAAATTCACTGCCCAGACTGCCTGCTTCAGAAGCGAAGCCGGTTCCGCCGGAAGGGATACACGCGGCCTGATCCGCCTCCACCAGTTCAATAAAGTGGAGATGGTGCGTGTGGAGCGCCCTGAAGATTCCTGGGAGGCGCTCGAAGAGATGACCACGCATGCTGAAAACATATTGAATCTGCTCGACATACCGCACCGTACAGTGCTGCTGTGCACAGGGGATATCGGTTTCGGCTCTTCCAAGACATATGATGTGGAAGTATGGCTGCCGAGCTATAACGACTATAAGGAAATCAGCTCAATCTCCAACATGACGGATTTCCAGGCCCGTCGCGGCAACATCAAATTCAAACGGGAAAAGGGGGCAAAGCCCGAGTTCCTGCACACGCTGAACGGCAGTGGACTTGCAGTCGGCCGGACGATGGCCGCCCTGCTTGAAAACTATCAGAACGCAGACGGCTCAGTGACCATCCCTGAAGTGCTCAGACCGTATATGAGTGGTCAGGAAAAGCTTGAAGCGTTATAA
- the hutI gene encoding imidazolonepropionase, giving the protein MNDIIIRNIKSLILPKKSDGPLKGREMDELEIVDQAMIVIKDGVIVYRGEENDEHEASEIIDAGGMIASPALVDPHTHVVHGGSREHEMALKRQGMDYLKILEQGGGILNTVEQTRKATHQELLDKASKNITRMIQHGVLTVESKSGYGLDRENELKQLEVSREISKKFPITMRHTFLGPHAIPKGADGEAFLDEMIDLLDEAKDYADFADIFCETGVFTIEQSRRYMEAANEKGMRVKIHADEIDPLGGLELAIEQGAISADHLVAASDAGKSMLRDSGTVAVLLPGTTFYLGKDQYADARGMIEQGGAVSLATDYNPGSCVTDNLQMIMAIASLKLKMTPNEIWNAVTVNAAHAIDAESGTLEAGDRADIVLWDAPNHEYIPYHYGVNHAHTVIAEGRVVYERPGLTL; this is encoded by the coding sequence ATGAACGATATCATCATCAGAAACATAAAGTCACTCATCCTGCCGAAGAAAAGCGACGGACCGCTCAAAGGCAGGGAGATGGATGAACTGGAGATCGTCGATCAGGCGATGATCGTCATCAAGGACGGCGTAATCGTCTATAGAGGAGAAGAAAATGATGAGCATGAGGCATCGGAGATCATCGATGCCGGCGGCATGATCGCCTCCCCTGCCCTCGTCGACCCGCATACACATGTGGTGCACGGCGGATCACGGGAACATGAAATGGCGCTCAAGCGCCAGGGTATGGACTATCTGAAAATCCTTGAACAGGGCGGCGGCATACTGAATACCGTAGAGCAGACGCGGAAAGCCACACATCAGGAGCTGCTGGACAAGGCATCCAAGAACATCACACGCATGATCCAGCATGGTGTACTCACTGTCGAAAGCAAGAGCGGCTACGGACTGGATCGTGAAAACGAACTGAAGCAGCTTGAAGTTTCCCGGGAAATATCCAAGAAATTCCCCATTACAATGCGCCACACCTTCCTGGGGCCGCATGCGATTCCTAAGGGTGCGGATGGGGAAGCATTCCTGGATGAGATGATCGACCTGCTGGACGAGGCTAAGGACTACGCCGATTTTGCGGACATCTTCTGTGAGACGGGCGTCTTCACGATCGAACAGTCGAGGAGGTATATGGAAGCCGCGAATGAAAAAGGGATGCGGGTCAAGATCCATGCGGACGAGATCGATCCGCTCGGCGGTCTCGAACTGGCCATAGAGCAGGGGGCCATCAGTGCAGACCACCTTGTCGCCGCAAGCGATGCCGGCAAAAGCATGCTTCGGGACAGCGGCACGGTAGCAGTATTGCTGCCGGGCACGACCTTCTACCTTGGAAAGGACCAGTATGCCGATGCCCGTGGCATGATTGAACAGGGCGGTGCTGTAAGCCTGGCGACCGACTACAACCCGGGTAGCTGTGTGACGGACAACCTCCAGATGATCATGGCGATTGCGAGCCTGAAGCTGAAGATGACGCCAAACGAAATCTGGAACGCCGTGACGGTGAATGCGGCCCACGCCATCGATGCAGAGTCTGGCACACTGGAAGCCGGTGACCGCGCGGACATAGTACTTTGGGATGCGCCGAACCATGAATACATCCCCTACCACTATGGCGTCAACCACGCACATACGGTAATCGCTGAAGGCAGGGTCGTATATGAACGTCCGGGCCTCACCCTATAG
- the hutU gene encoding urocanate hydratase, with protein sequence MSKKITARKITAKKGLELECKGWEQEAALRMLYNNLDPEVAERPEDLVVYGGIGKAARNWEAFEAIEETLRTLEKNETMLIQSGKPVAVFRTHEEAPRVLLSNSVLVPKWANWDHFNELDKKGLMMYGQMTAGSWIYIGSQGIVQGTYETFAELANQNYDGTLRGTITLTAGLGGMGGAQPLAVTMNEGVAICVEVDPTRIQKRIDTRYLDTQTDSLDEALKMAEEARDKGEALSIGLLGNAAEVHHEILRRKFKIDVVTDQTSAHDPLNGYVPEGYSLEEAAALRESDPVEYVKLSSRSMANHVEAMLEFQKNGSIVFDYGNNIRQVAFDEGVADAFDFPGFVPAYIRPLFCEGKGPFRFVALSGDPKDIEAADRKMRELFPENEKLLRWLDMAQERIAFQGLPARIAWLGYGERAKMGLALNEMVANGEISAPVVIGRDHLDSGSVASPNRETESMKDGSDAVGDWAILNALVNTAAGGSWISVHHGGGVGMGYSLHAGMVVVADGTENAQRRLERVLTSDPGMGVARHADAGYDIAIDTAKEKGVNIPMLKENQS encoded by the coding sequence ATGTCTAAAAAGATCACTGCTAGAAAAATCACTGCAAAAAAAGGATTGGAACTGGAATGCAAAGGATGGGAGCAGGAGGCTGCCCTCCGGATGCTCTACAACAACCTGGATCCTGAGGTGGCCGAGCGGCCCGAGGACCTGGTCGTCTATGGCGGCATCGGCAAGGCGGCAAGGAACTGGGAGGCGTTTGAAGCCATCGAGGAGACGCTGCGTACTCTCGAGAAGAATGAGACGATGCTGATCCAGTCCGGCAAGCCGGTGGCGGTCTTCCGGACGCATGAGGAGGCGCCGCGCGTCCTTCTGTCGAACTCGGTGCTTGTGCCGAAATGGGCAAACTGGGACCACTTCAATGAACTGGATAAGAAAGGGCTGATGATGTACGGCCAGATGACCGCCGGCAGCTGGATCTATATCGGTTCACAGGGCATCGTCCAGGGGACATATGAGACATTCGCCGAGCTTGCGAACCAGAACTATGATGGTACGCTGCGCGGGACGATTACCCTCACTGCCGGACTCGGCGGCATGGGAGGCGCCCAGCCGCTTGCCGTGACGATGAACGAAGGGGTCGCGATATGCGTGGAAGTCGACCCGACGCGCATACAGAAGCGCATCGATACACGTTACCTCGATACACAGACGGATTCGCTGGATGAGGCTCTGAAGATGGCGGAGGAAGCACGGGATAAGGGGGAGGCGCTCTCCATCGGACTCCTTGGCAATGCTGCTGAGGTCCATCATGAAATTTTGAGGCGCAAGTTCAAAATAGATGTGGTGACCGACCAGACGTCCGCCCACGATCCGCTGAACGGCTACGTCCCTGAAGGATACAGTCTGGAAGAAGCGGCGGCCCTCAGGGAATCCGACCCGGTCGAGTATGTCAAACTCTCATCCCGTTCCATGGCGAATCATGTGGAGGCGATGCTCGAGTTCCAGAAGAACGGCTCCATCGTCTTCGACTACGGCAACAATATCCGGCAGGTCGCATTTGATGAAGGGGTGGCGGACGCCTTCGACTTCCCTGGATTCGTCCCGGCATACATCCGTCCCCTCTTCTGTGAAGGAAAAGGGCCTTTCCGGTTTGTTGCACTGAGCGGAGATCCGAAGGATATCGAAGCGGCGGACCGGAAGATGCGGGAACTGTTCCCGGAAAATGAAAAGCTGCTCCGTTGGCTCGATATGGCCCAGGAGAGGATCGCCTTTCAGGGATTGCCGGCGCGGATCGCATGGCTCGGCTATGGTGAGCGCGCGAAAATGGGGCTCGCCCTGAATGAAATGGTTGCGAACGGCGAAATATCGGCGCCGGTCGTCATCGGGCGTGATCATCTCGACAGTGGCTCAGTAGCCAGCCCGAATCGGGAGACGGAAAGCATGAAGGACGGCAGTGACGCAGTCGGTGACTGGGCGATACTGAATGCGCTCGTCAATACGGCGGCGGGCGGCTCCTGGATCAGCGTCCACCACGGCGGCGGTGTCGGGATGGGCTATTCCCTGCATGCAGGCATGGTGGTCGTTGCGGATGGTACAGAAAATGCACAGCGCCGCCTTGAACGGGTGCTGACGAGCGATCCGGGCATGGGCGTCGCAAGGCATGCCGATGCGGGGTACGACATTGCAATTGATACAGCCAAAGAGAAAGGCGTCAACATTCCAATGCTAAAGGAGAATCAGTCATGA
- the hutH gene encoding histidine ammonia-lyase codes for MTVLTLTGENLTIDRMKAFLGDDRSTVEISEAAYQKVRESRRTVENIIDQEKTIYGITTGFGLFSDVRISGDRTTELQVNLIRSHSCGVGRPFAEKTVLTMMVLRLNTLLKGHSGVTVALVDQLKTFINRRIIPKVPEQGSLGASGDLAPLAHLAIALIGEGEVFYEGRLRPSSEVLEALNIQPLTLAAKEGLALINGTQPMTAQGLINYIEAEKIMDDSMWIAALTHQALNGITDAFNEKVHLSRGYKEQVEVAERMRELLEGSQLTTRQGEVRVQDAYSLRCIPQVHGASLQTLAYVKDKLEIEMNAANDNPLIFGEEEVISGGNFHGQPIAIAMDLLKIGVSEMANISERRIERLVNPALNGDLPAFLSPQEGLQSGAMILQYAAASLVSENKTLAHPASVDSIPSSANQEDHVSMGTIGARHARDIIENVRNVLAIELFIALTAVEIKGEDKLSPETREKFDTYRGHVAFISQDRNFSKDIEILSDELKQIKGVAEYV; via the coding sequence ATGACAGTTCTAACACTGACCGGTGAGAACCTGACAATCGACAGGATGAAGGCATTCCTTGGCGATGACAGGAGTACGGTCGAAATTTCAGAGGCAGCTTATCAGAAAGTGCGTGAATCAAGAAGGACCGTTGAAAATATAATAGATCAGGAAAAGACGATCTATGGCATCACAACAGGATTCGGCCTGTTCAGTGATGTAAGGATTTCAGGGGATAGGACGACCGAGCTGCAGGTCAACCTCATCCGTTCCCACTCATGCGGCGTAGGCAGGCCTTTTGCGGAAAAGACGGTGCTGACGATGATGGTGCTGAGGCTCAATACCCTGCTTAAAGGACACTCCGGCGTCACGGTCGCACTGGTCGACCAGTTGAAGACGTTCATTAATCGCCGCATCATTCCAAAAGTGCCGGAACAGGGATCGCTCGGCGCTTCAGGTGACCTTGCCCCACTCGCCCATCTGGCGATCGCGCTCATCGGCGAAGGGGAAGTATTTTACGAAGGACGTCTGCGGCCATCATCCGAAGTGCTGGAGGCGCTCAATATCCAACCGCTGACGCTGGCGGCGAAGGAGGGACTGGCACTGATCAATGGTACCCAGCCGATGACGGCCCAGGGCCTGATCAATTATATCGAGGCCGAAAAGATCATGGACGACAGCATGTGGATCGCCGCCCTCACCCATCAGGCACTGAATGGCATTACGGATGCATTCAACGAAAAGGTGCATCTGTCCCGGGGCTACAAGGAACAGGTGGAAGTGGCCGAGAGGATGCGGGAGCTGCTCGAAGGATCCCAGCTGACGACACGCCAGGGGGAGGTCCGGGTCCAGGATGCCTATTCACTCAGATGCATCCCGCAAGTTCATGGGGCCTCACTGCAGACACTCGCCTATGTAAAGGACAAGCTTGAAATCGAAATGAATGCCGCCAATGACAATCCACTGATCTTCGGGGAGGAAGAAGTGATTTCAGGCGGGAACTTCCATGGCCAGCCGATTGCGATTGCGATGGATCTGCTCAAGATCGGCGTAAGCGAAATGGCGAACATATCCGAACGGCGTATCGAACGGCTCGTGAATCCTGCGCTCAATGGAGACCTCCCGGCCTTCCTCAGCCCGCAGGAGGGGCTTCAGTCCGGGGCGATGATCCTGCAGTATGCAGCAGCAAGCCTAGTATCCGAAAATAAGACACTCGCCCACCCGGCAAGTGTCGACTCCATACCGTCGTCTGCCAACCAGGAAGACCACGTCTCCATGGGGACGATCGGTGCCCGGCATGCACGGGACATCATCGAGAATGTCAGGAATGTACTGGCGATTGAACTGTTCATCGCACTGACGGCTGTCGAGATCAAGGGAGAGGACAAGCTGTCTCCGGAGACACGGGAGAAATTCGACACCTACAGGGGGCATGTCGCCTTCATCAGCCAGGACCGCAATTTCAGCAAAGATATAGAAATATTATCGGATGAACTCAAACAAATCAAAGGGGTGGCAGAATATGTCTAA
- the hutP gene encoding hut operon transcriptional regulator HutP: MNPNQQREFGKYATLVALLGVGTAGELMPEYASFKVTTGKVGSMDLKKVISSVETAAKRNQLIDGEMYRETHALYHAIIEAAEGVTRGKLSVGEVMRTVGLSFSVVRGRPYPEHEEGEWIAVCFYGTIGAPIKGKEHETLGLGINHI, encoded by the coding sequence ATGAATCCGAATCAACAGCGTGAATTTGGAAAGTATGCGACACTCGTCGCTTTATTGGGCGTCGGTACAGCAGGTGAACTGATGCCGGAGTACGCGTCCTTCAAAGTGACTACAGGGAAAGTCGGATCGATGGATCTGAAGAAGGTCATCTCCTCTGTGGAGACGGCGGCAAAACGCAACCAGCTGATCGATGGGGAGATGTACCGCGAAACACATGCGCTCTACCACGCCATCATCGAAGCGGCTGAAGGTGTGACGCGCGGCAAACTGAGTGTGGGTGAAGTCATGCGCACTGTAGGCCTCTCCTTCTCGGTCGTCAGGGGACGTCCGTACCCCGAGCATGAGGAGGGCGAATGGATCGCCGTATGCTTCTATGGCACCATCGGTGCACCCATAAAAGGCAAGGAGCACGAGACGCTCGGCCTTGGCATCAACCATATCTAG